TTTCTCTCATAAGTAAATTATTTTATTGTAGGTGTATTTTTCTTTTTTAATAATGCACAACGGTTTGGCTATGCGTAGTGCGGGATTCCGAAGCACTTCACTTTAATTTTACTACTAAATTTTATTATTTGCATAATCTTTCAATTTACGATGAACCCCGCATTACGTATGAGCCTTTGTTACAAGCTGTGCTTAATTCAATATCTCTTTTAATTTCATCATTAATATTTCTTTTCTCTTTTCAACATATTCTTCAAAATTGTCTAATTCTAAGCCAACAATGGGAATTAAATGTCTTTTCAAAAAATCATTCTTGTCTTTGTTTTTTGTTTGCTCTTCTATCCAATCTTTCAAAACCTTAGCATTCTTGGACATATTTTCGTTAGCATCCAACATTTGAAGATTATGAATTGAATTATATGTCAACCACCCATATTTTTCCTTTAAATTATCTGGCAATTCGCTATAACTTGCTGCTGGATGAATATGGTCTTTATGAAAATCATTGTTTTTATAATCCAAATCAGGGAACAAAAGTGATAATATAGAAAATGCATATTTATTATCCTTTTGAGTAAATAATATTTCTTCAATAAACTCTTCTCCAACACTTGTATCCTTGCGGATATAATTAAAAATTGAATCTATTGGAAAAGTTATTATCTTTGCTTTAATTTTCGTTTCAATCACATTGTCAGTAAATGCTTTTCTAATTTGGGATAAGACTGAATCTGATGTGCCACCAAATATTTTTTTTATTAGGACAATATGAAGCCATTTTTTTATAGCTTCTCTATCTTCTTTAAATTCAGTTTTAGTTGAGAAATTTTTGTAAATATTTTTGTGATATAAATAATATATTACTGGAATTATTGCATTTTTTGAAGTAAGTGTAAAATCAGTAAATCCAAAAGACTTTAACAAGTCAAAAGTTGATAAGATTGAATCTCTTATTTTCTCCCATTCAGTTTCAAAATCTTTTGCGTTTTCTTTTGAAAAGTTTGTAACTCTAAACTTTATGTCTTTACTGTATAGATATAAAAATGATTTAAGAATCAAATCCTTTGAAATAGAATACCCTTTGTCTCTGATACTATCAACGAGATTATGAATTTCCTTTCTTGCATCCTTTTTTGTCCAGTTAGCAACGGCAATTGACATAAGTAAATCAGAAAAATTTAAAGGCTCGCCACCGCTATTTATTCGGATAAAAATATTAAGTGCTTTATCTAAGCTTTGGTCTTTTTCGAGAAAATAGTTTATGATTGGTTTCTCCAAAATAGTTCTTCTTAATTGTCTTATAGCTCTACGAGAAAAACTATTTTCAAAATCTTCTACAAAATTATCGAATGATTCTTCATCTTCATAGTTTAAAATCGCTCCGACCTTGAACCAATTCCAATCATTTTCATGGTAAATTTCTTTTTCTTCTGAATCAGATTTCTGAATAAACCTAAACTCATAAATTCTACCATCTTCTTCGTCTTTGAGTTCTCTTGAAACATTAAGGTATAAATGTCGTGTAGGAATTTTTCTCTCAGTATTCTCCCATTTTAAATTTTTAACACTGTAACCATAACTACCTTTTAATCCGAGATAAAGAGATGTTAATCTTTGTTGTCCATCTAAAACCGCTTCAAATGAATTTATTCCATTGGTGGAAATTTCTAAATTATGAGTTTGATACTTTTCCCTATATTCACTTATAAATTTGTAAAATCTGTAACCGTTCCCTGTTTCTTCTTCAACATTCCAAAACAAAAAAGAACTGATAGGGTAATTTCTCATTATGGAATCAAAAAGCCATTCAATTTTTGAGTGTGACCAAATAAACTCTCTTTGGATAGCTGGAAGCAGAAATTGGTTAGAGTCAATTTTTTTTATAGCATCTGAAATGGTTATTGGAGTTTGAAATGACATATTTTTCTTTTTTTTAAATTTTATTATTATTGGGTTGATATTCTGTTTTTTTGCATTGCTTGTAACGAGTGAATATAATGACCACTCATTATATTTCCATTATATATTTTGTTGAAAAATTCCATAATTCAATATTATCCAATGGCTTATAAATTTTGTATTTCTAATATTTTCATGCCCTAATAAATTTGAATATATCACAAAATACATTTGCAAATATAATATAATTTTCACTATACAACAAAACAATACATTTTTTTACTTTTACTTAACTTTTAATATCCAATTATACTTAAGGGGGCTTCTGTAAATTCCTTCGCATCAAGATTGTCAGTTTTTTTATAGACAATGAAAAAATTTAAAGCACTTTCAGGATAATACAATCAATTTTGAAGAAGTATATAAAAAAGCCTTTCGCTTAGGCAGTAGCTTTAGGAACAAAGGCAATAAACAATCTGACTACGGTAAAATTTTTCTCAATAAATATTTATAAATTGCAACTTTTTAAAAACTAGTAGTGCATTCTTTAATTAGCTTTACATGAAATTTATTATAGATTTTTTCTTTAGACAAGGCAAAATTTTTTAGCATAGCCATCCGCGTGTCGCTGAAGCTTTAGCGGAGGCACAAGCTACGGTAAATAATTTTAACGCAGTATAAAGGAAAAAGATAAATAAATTTGTAATGATAATTAGAGAACGCACTACTATAATAATTTATTAAAACAAAAGAAAGAGTTAATGGGAAAATTAAAAACAGTATATAAAAAGTTTCCACGCACATTTTGGGTTGCCAATTCAATGGAGCTTTTTGAACGCTGGTCTTATTACGGAATATTTGCTGTTTTAGCATTATATCTTACAAACTCAAGAGATACAGGTGCTCTTGGTTTTACACAAATTCAAAAAGGTACTTTAATGGGTACTTTTGGTGCCTTAGTATATTTTTTGCCTATAATTACCGGCTCTATTGCTGATAAACTCGGCTACAAAAA
The Bacteroidota bacterium genome window above contains:
- a CDS encoding DUF262 domain-containing protein, whose amino-acid sequence is MSFQTPITISDAIKKIDSNQFLLPAIQREFIWSHSKIEWLFDSIMRNYPISSFLFWNVEEETGNGYRFYKFISEYREKYQTHNLEISTNGINSFEAVLDGQQRLTSLYLGLKGSYGYSVKNLKWENTERKIPTRHLYLNVSRELKDEEDGRIYEFRFIQKSDSEEKEIYHENDWNWFKVGAILNYEDEESFDNFVEDFENSFSRRAIRQLRRTILEKPIINYFLEKDQSLDKALNIFIRINSGGEPLNFSDLLMSIAVANWTKKDARKEIHNLVDSIRDKGYSISKDLILKSFLYLYSKDIKFRVTNFSKENAKDFETEWEKIRDSILSTFDLLKSFGFTDFTLTSKNAIIPVIYYLYHKNIYKNFSTKTEFKEDREAIKKWLHIVLIKKIFGGTSDSVLSQIRKAFTDNVIETKIKAKIITFPIDSIFNYIRKDTSVGEEFIEEILFTQKDNKYAFSILSLLFPDLDYKNNDFHKDHIHPAASYSELPDNLKEKYGWLTYNSIHNLQMLDANENMSKNAKVLKDWIEEQTKNKDKNDFLKRHLIPIVGLELDNFEEYVEKRKEILMMKLKEILN